The proteins below come from a single Sorghum bicolor cultivar BTx623 chromosome 4, Sorghum_bicolor_NCBIv3, whole genome shotgun sequence genomic window:
- the LOC8075163 gene encoding autophagy-related protein 13a isoform X1, whose protein sequence is MASLSDSAGAGGGRAGAELMVPQFLLKALHAILAVRSPRPNALAPAPPAASAAFRRRDRWFHLPLHAPPPPPAAEHLPEPSTGEPLVVDVYLAPSGGGPEEVLERWTVACEPWPSPAAVGEGLAVNRAYKRCITLLRSLYAALRFLPAYRAFRTLCASSGQVYNYEMGHRVGSFATPFSRAEEAAMRTKRLAPVETQLGRLVVSVQYLPSLAAFNFEVTSLASAAIITDYVGSPAAEPMRAFPASLTEAAGSHFPQPSRRPNSWASPAPWPHTLGQPAKFSPPPAHYASPTPSPPTFGYLHSRFSGETAPMSIPQAGGGRGPVHPRNMSEPSRAFMFPPPSPKNVRGEAGMQESPTETNRSFKRADGIRMGDLYANLPPGSKIKDSRDESGRFSGVFSSSGSPRLGFSRSSSRLSMQDDTDDADFPFAVDDVDPDSRPGSSGGKDTGDQAGSSSHKSQDAAVGYLVHLLKSARPLRDSSYSSHTSRGESMEAGSTSSFMSRRTSDALEEFESFKEIRENLLARSRSRLQDSLDKP, encoded by the exons ATGGCGAGCCTGTCGGACTCGGCGGGCGCAGGCGGCGGCCGAGCCGGCGCGGAGCTGATGGTGCCACAGTTCCTACTCAAGGCGCTGCACGCCATCCTCGCCGTGCGGTCGCCGCGCCCGAACGCGTTGGCGCCTGCGCCcccggcggcgtcggcggcgttcCGGAGGCGGGACCGGTGGTTCCACCTGCCGCtccacgcgccgccgccgccgcccgcggcgGAGCACCTGCCGGAGCCGTCCACCGGGGAGCCGCTCGTGGTGGACGTGTACCTGGCCCCGTCGGGCGGCGGACCTGAGGAGGTGCTCGAGAGGTGGACCGTGGCGTGCGAGCCCTGGCCCTCGCCCGCCGCCGTGGGGGAAGGGCTGGCGGTCAACAGGGCGTACAAGCGCTGCATCACGCTGCTCAGGTCACTCTACGCCGCGCTCCGCTTCCTCCCGGCCTACCGCGCCTTCCGCACGCTCTGCGCGTCGTCTGGCCAGGTGTACAACTACGAGATGGGCCACCGCGTCGGCTCCTTCGCCACGCCCTTCTCCCGCGCCGAGGAGGCGGCCATGCGCACTAAACGCCTCGCCCCCGTCGAGACCCAGCTCGGCCGCCTCGTCGTCTCGGTACAGTACCTCCCCAGCCTCGCCGCCTTCAATTTCGAGGTCACTTCCCTCGCGTCCGCCGCGATCATCACGGATTACGTCGGCAGCCCCGCGGCCGAGCCTATGCGTGCCTTCCCAGCTTCGCTCACGGAGGCCGCCGGCTCGCACTTTCCGCAGCCGTCGCGGCGCCCCAACAGCTGGGCGTCGCCAGCGCCCTGGCCGCACACCCTGGGGCAACCGGCGAAATTCTCGCCTCCGCCGGCCCATTACGCGTCGCCCACGCCCTCGCCGCCGACGTTTGGCTATCTGCACTCACGGTTTAGCGGTGAGACTGCACCAATGAGCATACCGCAGGCGGGCGGTGGCAGGGGCCCTGTGCACCCTCGGAACATGTCCGAACCCAGTAGGGCCTTCATGTTTCCTCCACCTTCGCCAAAAAATGTCCGAGGGGAAGCAGGGATGCAGGAGTCACCTACAGAGACCAATCGGTCGTTCAAAAGGGCGGATGGCATCCGCATGGGAGATCTCTATGCAAACTTGCCGCCTGGTTCAAAG ATTAAGGACAGTAGGGATGAATCTGGCAGGTTCTCTGGTGTCTTCTCTTCTAGTGGTTCACCACGACTTGGGTTCTCAAGAAGTTCAAGCAGATTGTCCATGCAGGATGATACTGATGATGCGGATTTTCCTTTTGCTGTGGATGATGTTGATCCAGATTCACGACCAGG GAGTAGTGGCGGAAAGGACACAGGGGATCAGGCTGGTTCGTCATCCCATAAATCCCAAGATGCTGCTGTTGGGTATCTTGTTCACCTGCTGAAATCTGCTCGCCCCCTGCGAGATTCTAGCTACTCATCTCATACATCAAGGGGTGAATCTATGGAAGCTGGAAGCACCAGCTCTTTCATGTCCCGCAGGACATCCGATGCACTGGAGGAGTTCGAATCTTTCAAAGAAATAAGGGAGAACCTCCTAGCACGTAGTAGGTCTAGGCTGCAAGATTCATTGGATAAACCCTAG
- the LOC8075164 gene encoding vacuolar iron transporter homolog 2 — MAPNLSSDAPKFPTNPKHGKADVEAAAAVVHGSPAGCVVNDYLARAQWLRAAVLGANDGLVSVASLMIGVGAVHDGAREMLVSGLAGLVAGACSMAVGEFVSVYAQYDIQVAHSERGSSDDDSSSSSSEVGRGGGGDEERLPSPTKAAAASALAFAVGAALPLLSGAFVRPWAIRVAAVCAASSLGLAGFGAAGAYLGGASIVRSGVRVLLGGWLAMAVTFGILRLLSLAFKTHVASA; from the coding sequence ATGGCTCCCAACCTCAGCTCTGACGCCCCTAAGTTCCCCACCAATCCGAAACACGGAAAGGCCGACGtcgaggcagcggcggcggtaGTCCACGGATCGCCGGCCGGTTGCGTCGTCAACGACTACCTGGCCCGCGCGCAGTGGCTCCGCGCCGCCGTCCTGGGCGCCAACGACGGGCTAGTGTCCGTGGCGTCGCTCATGATCGGCGTGGGCGCCGTCCACGACGGCGCGCGGGAGATGCTGGTGTCGGGCCTGGCGGGGCTCGTGGCCGGCGCCTGCAGCATGGCCGTGGGCGAGTTCGTGTCCGTGTACGCGCAGTACGACATCCAGGTGGCGCACTCGGAGCGCGGCAGCAGCGACGacgacagcagcagcagcagcagcgaagttggccgcggcggaggcggagacGAGGAAAGGCTGCCGAGCCCAACCAAGGCCGCGGCCGCGTCGGCGCTGGCGTTCGCGGTGGGCGCGGCGCTGCCGCTGCTGTCGGGCGCCTTCGTGCGGCCCTGGGCGATCAGGGTGGCGGCGGTGTGCGCGGCCAGCAGCCTGGGCCTGGCCGGGTTCGGCGCCGCAGGCGCGTACCTGGGCGGCGCCAGCATCGTCCGCTCCGGGGTCCGCGTGCTCCTGGGTGGCTGGCTGGCCATGGCGGTCACGTTCGGGATCCTCAGGCTGCTCAGCTTGGCGTTCAAGACGCATGTCGCGTCCGCATAA
- the LOC8075165 gene encoding vacuolar iron transporter homolog 2, translating to MASNLSSDAPKFFPSMSKRVEADVEAAAAVVTGSPARRVDYLARAQWLRAAILGANDGLVSVASLMIGVGAVNDGAREMLVSGLAGLVAGACSMAIGEFVSVYAQYDVQVAHSERGSSDDSSSEVGRGGGEGDVERLPSPMKAAAASALAFAVGAALPLLSGGFVRPWAIRVAVVCAASSLGLTGFGAAGAYLGGASIVRSGLRVLLGGWLAMAVTFGILRLLSLAFKTHVASA from the coding sequence ATGGCCTCCAACCTCAGCTCCGACGCCCCTAAGTTCTTCCCCTCCATGTCGAAACGCGTAGAGGCCGACGtcgaggcagcggcggcggtaGTCACCGGATCGCCGGCCCGCCGCGTCGACTACCTGGCCCGCGCGCAGTGGCTCCGCGCCGCCATCCTCGGCGCCAACGACGGGCTGGTGTCCGTGGCGTCCCTCATGATCGGCGTGGGCGCCGTCAACGACGGCGCGCGTGAGATGCTGGTGTCGGGCCTAGCGGGGCTCGTGGCCGGCGCCTGCAGCATGGCCATCGGCGAGTTTGTGTCCGTGTACGCGCAGTACGACGTCCAGGTGGCGCACTCGGAGCGCGGCAGCAGCGACGACAGCAGCAGCGAAGTTGGCCGCGGCGGAGGCGAAGGAGATGTGGAAAGGCTGCCGAGCCCGATGAAGGCCGCGGCCGCGTCGGCGCTGGCGTTCGCGGTGGGCGCGGCGCTGCCGCTGCTGTCGGGCGGTTTCGTGCGGCCCTGGGCGATCAGGGTGGCGGTGGTGTGCGCGGCCAGCAGCCTGGGCCTGACCGGGTTCGGCGCCGCGGGCGCGTACCTGGGCGGCGCCAGCATCGTTCGCTCCGGGCTCCGCGTGCTCCTGGGTGGCTGGCTGGCCATGGCGGTCACGTTCGGGATCCTCAGGCTGCTCAGCTTGGCGTTCAAGACGCATGTCGCGTCCGCATAA
- the LOC8075162 gene encoding RING-H2 finger protein ATL79, with the protein MARRTNHTSSPSMNATAAAAAATTTTTTMIASSPSPPRPPPAPPAGAWGPYASSRAFFSNVATILIILACVSLLAFSLHAAARFLLRCLARRRAARELGQQELAQAQAHDAQEPKLPSGAAARAGAGPGSEPTGAASGAGVWAEAECAICLSELEGGERVRVLPACGHGFHGACVDGWLAARASCPTCRAPSRPGEP; encoded by the coding sequence ATGGCGCGCCGGACCAACCACACCTCCTCGCCCTCCATGAACGccacggcagcggcggcggcggcgacgacgacgacgacgacaatgATCGCCTCCTCGCCGTCTCCCCCGCGGCCGCCGCCTGCGCCTCCCGCGGGAGCGTGGGGCCCCTACGCCAGCTCCCGCGCCTTCTTCTCCAACGTGGCCACCATCCTCATCATCCTGGCCTGCGTGTCCCTGCTCGCCTTCTCCCTCCACGCCGCCGCGcgcttcctcctccgctgcctCGCGCGCCGTCGCGCCGCGCGGGAGTTGGGGCAGCAGGAGCTggcgcaggcgcaggcgcaTGATGCGCAGGAGCCCAAGCTCCCCTCCGGCGCCGCTGCCAGAGCCGGCGCCGGCCCTGGCTCGGAGCCGACCGGTGCTGCCAGTGGTGCAGGTGTGTGGGCGGAGGCGGAGTGCGCCATCTGCCTGTCCGAGCTGGAAGGCGGCGAGCGCGTCCGCGTGCTCCCGGCGTGCGGCCACGGGTTCCACGGCGCCTGCGTCGACGGGTGGCTCGCGGCGCGCGCGTCCTGCCCCACCTGCCGCGCGCCGTCGCGGCCGGGAGAGCCGTAG
- the LOC8075161 gene encoding kinesin-like protein KIN-7C — protein MGAIGGDQSVQWDKVAGPDAVNGGGGSVGRMDRIQVLVRLRPLSEKEVARGEPAEWECINDTTVMFRSTFPDRPTAPTAYTFDRVFHSDCSTKEVYEEGVREVALSVVSGINSSIFAYGQTSSGKTYTMTGVTEYTVADIYDYINKHEERAFVLKFSAIEIYNEVLRDLLSAENTPLRLWDDAEKGTYVENLTEVVLRDWNHLKGLIAVCEAQRRTGETTLNEKSSRSHQILRLTVESSAREFLGKDKSTTLVASANFVDLAGSERASQALSAGTRLKEGCHINRSLLALGTVIRKLSMGSNAHIPYRDSKLTRILQPSLGGNARTAIICTLSPATSHIEQSRNTLLFGSCAKEVVTNAQVNVVMSDKALVKHLQKEVARLESELRQPASSSSLEALVKEKDNQIRKMEKEIKELKSQRDLAQSRLQNLLQTVGDHAKHSGSGKRSARSPPSIGIPPGISRDDSSQISHDDSDLYKEVRCIETSGTGRNEQLDLSAGESSSPQGSNMNSSLHGNGSNASVNSRRSRLLSESPITLEQHLENIRRPFVSLGRDLGSLTHNSSGSRILGRSRSCRSLMGSTMFDGMEMDDGTPLHRSLVGFPGRPEGDHRRGSAPNYDAESETLSRAGTIVSTKTNGAGVTEFTGIGEFVAELKEMAQVHYQKQLGNQDTDGEFGDCTIKSIGLDPIADASQSPSRWPLEFEKKQQEIIGLWHACSISLVHRTYFFLLFKGDQADSIYMEVELRRLSFLRDTYSRGSTPSNAVVGSLNSSPVASAKKLQREREMLARQMQKRLTAEEREHLYTKWGISLDSKKRKLQVARRLWTNTEDLEHVRDSASLVAKLIGLQEPGQVLREMFGLSFAPQQQPPPRRRSSNGWRYGIPSFG, from the exons ATGGGGGCTATTGGAGGTGACCAGTCGGTGCAGTGGGATAAAGTGGCTGGACCTGATGCTGTTAATGGCGGTGGAGGAAGTGTGGGGAGGATGGACAGGATACAGGTCCTGGTCAGGCTGAGGCCACTGAGCGAAAAGGAGGTTGCGAGGGGGGAGCCTGCTGAATGGGAGTGCATCAACGACACCACTGTCATGTTCCGGAGCACATTCCCTGATCGACCCACCGCTCCGACGGCATACACATTTG ATCGGGTTTTTCATTCTGACTGCAGTACGAAAGAAGTCTACGAGGAAGGGGTTAGGGAAGTTGCCCTCTCTGTAGTTAGCGGCATTAACT CAAGTATTTTTGCATATGGACAAACGAGTAGTGGAAAGACTTATACCATGACTGGAGTAACAGAATATACAGTTGCAGACATATATGATTATATTAATAAG CATGAAGAGAGAGCATTTGTTCTGAAATTCTCAGCAATTGAAATATACAATGAAGTTTTAAGGGATCTTCTCAGTGCAGAAAATACTCCTCTTAGACTCTGGGACGATGCAGAG AAGGGCACCTATGTGGAGAATCTTACAGAGGTTGTGTTAAGGGACTGGAACCACCTCAAGGGGCTTATTGCTGTATGTGAAG CTCAAAGAAGGACAGGGGAGACCACCTTAAATGAAAAAAGCTCCAGATCTCATCAGATACTAAGATTG ACCGTTGAAAGTTCTGCACGGGAGTTCTTAGGGAAGGACAAGTCAACTACACTTGTTGCTAGTGCT AACTTCGTTGATCTAGCAGGAAGTGAGCGTGCATCTCAGGCATTGTCTGCTGGCACGAGGCTAAAAGAAGGCTGTCATATTAACAGAAGTTTGCTTGCCCTTGGCACTGTCATTAGAAAACTAAG CATGGGGAGTAATGCACACATACCATACAGAGATTCAAAGCTCACACGCATATTACAACCATCTTTAGGAGGTAATGCAAGAACTGCCATTATCTGTACACTGAGCCCTGCCACTAGCCATATTGAACAATCAAGAAATACTCTGTTATTTGGAAGTTGTGCAAAGGAAGTAGTTACAAATGCTCAGGTAAATGTGGTCATGTCTGATAAAGCACTAGTAAAGCATTTGCAAAAGGAAGTTGCTAGATTGGAGAGTGAGTTACGGCAGCCAGCTTCAAGTTCCAGTCTTGAAGCATTAGTAAAGGAAAAGGACAACCAAATTAGAAAG ATGGAGAAAgaaattaaagaactcaagtCACAGCGTGATTTGGCTCAGTCTAGGTTGCAGAATTTGCTGCAGACTGTTGGGGACCATGCGAAGCACTCG GGCTCAGGGAAGCGCTCAGCCCGCAGTCCTCCATCAATTGGAATACCCCCAGGCATAAGCAGGGATGATAGTTCTCAGATCTCTCATGATGATTCAGATCTTTACAAGGAAGTGCGATGCATTGAGACCAGTGGAACAGGAAGAAATGAACAGTTGGACCTGTCAGCTGGTGAAAGCAGTAGCCCTCAAGGTTCAAACATGAATTCTAGTTTGCATGGTAATGGTTCAAATGCATCGGTGAATTCTAGGCGTTCAAGGCTCCTTAGTGAATCTCCTATCACGTTGGAGCAGCATTTGGAGAATATCAGAAGGCCTTTTGTCAGTCTCGGCAGAGATCTAGGATCGTTGACACATAACTCATCAGGCTCCCGAATACTTGGCAGAAGCAGGAGTTGTAGATCACTTATGGGTTCTACCATGTTTGATGGCATGGAGATGGATGATGGCACCCCGCTGCATAGAAGTTTGGTTGGTTTCCCTGGAAGACCTGAAGGGGATCATAGAAGGGGATCTGCACCGAACTATGATGCAGAAAGTGAAACTCTTTCAAGGGCAGGAACCATAGTTTCAACCAAGACAAATGGTGCAGGCGTTACAGAGTTTACTGGTATAGGTGAATTTGTTGCTGAACTGAAAGAGATGGCTCAGGTTCATTACCAGAAACAGTTAGGAAATCAG GATACAGATGGGGAATTTGGAGACTGCACCATAAAGAGCATTGGGTTGGACCCGATTGCTGATGCTTCACAATCACCTTCTCGCTGGCCATTAGAATTTGAAAAGAAACAGCAGGAGATCATCGGACTTTGGCATGCATGCAGTATTTCCTTAGTCCACAGGACCTACTTTTTCTTGCTATTCAAGGGAGATCAAGCTGATTCAATCTACATGGAAGTGGAGCTCCGGAGGTTATCATTCCTCAGAGATACCTATTCTCGGGGGAGCACCCCTAGCAATGCAGTAGTAGGCAGCTTGAACTCTTCCCCTGTTGCGAG CGCCAAGAAGCTGCAACGTGAACGGGAGATGCTTGCGAGGCAGATGCAGAAGCGGCTCACAGCAGAGGAAAGGGAGCACCTGTACACCAAATGGGGCATTTCACtggactccaagaagaggaagCTCCAGGTTGCTCGCCGGCTCTGGACCAATACCGAGGACCTGGAACACGTCAGGGACAGCGCCTCCCTTGTTGCCAAGCTGATCGGTCTCCAGGAGCCAGGGCAAGTCCTCAGGGAGATGTTCGGGCTCAGCTTTgcgccgcagcagcagccgcccccTCGCAGACGATCCTCCAATGGCTGGAGATATGGGATCCCTTCGTTCGGCTGA
- the LOC8075163 gene encoding autophagy-related protein 13b isoform X2, which yields MASLSDSAGAGGGRAGAELMVPQFLLKALHAILAVRSPRPNALAPAPPAASAAFRRRDRWFHLPLHAPPPPPAAEHLPEPSTGEPLVVDVYLAPSGGGPEEVLERWTVACEPWPSPAAVGEGLAVNRAYKRCITLLRSLYAALRFLPAYRAFRTLCASSGQVYNYEMGHRVGSFATPFSRAEEAAMRTKRLAPVETQLGRLVVSIKDSRDESGRFSGVFSSSGSPRLGFSRSSSRLSMQDDTDDADFPFAVDDVDPDSRPGSSGGKDTGDQAGSSSHKSQDAAVGYLVHLLKSARPLRDSSYSSHTSRGESMEAGSTSSFMSRRTSDALEEFESFKEIRENLLARSRSRLQDSLDKP from the exons ATGGCGAGCCTGTCGGACTCGGCGGGCGCAGGCGGCGGCCGAGCCGGCGCGGAGCTGATGGTGCCACAGTTCCTACTCAAGGCGCTGCACGCCATCCTCGCCGTGCGGTCGCCGCGCCCGAACGCGTTGGCGCCTGCGCCcccggcggcgtcggcggcgttcCGGAGGCGGGACCGGTGGTTCCACCTGCCGCtccacgcgccgccgccgccgcccgcggcgGAGCACCTGCCGGAGCCGTCCACCGGGGAGCCGCTCGTGGTGGACGTGTACCTGGCCCCGTCGGGCGGCGGACCTGAGGAGGTGCTCGAGAGGTGGACCGTGGCGTGCGAGCCCTGGCCCTCGCCCGCCGCCGTGGGGGAAGGGCTGGCGGTCAACAGGGCGTACAAGCGCTGCATCACGCTGCTCAGGTCACTCTACGCCGCGCTCCGCTTCCTCCCGGCCTACCGCGCCTTCCGCACGCTCTGCGCGTCGTCTGGCCAGGTGTACAACTACGAGATGGGCCACCGCGTCGGCTCCTTCGCCACGCCCTTCTCCCGCGCCGAGGAGGCGGCCATGCGCACTAAACGCCTCGCCCCCGTCGAGACCCAGCTCGGCCGCCTCGTCGTCTCG ATTAAGGACAGTAGGGATGAATCTGGCAGGTTCTCTGGTGTCTTCTCTTCTAGTGGTTCACCACGACTTGGGTTCTCAAGAAGTTCAAGCAGATTGTCCATGCAGGATGATACTGATGATGCGGATTTTCCTTTTGCTGTGGATGATGTTGATCCAGATTCACGACCAGG GAGTAGTGGCGGAAAGGACACAGGGGATCAGGCTGGTTCGTCATCCCATAAATCCCAAGATGCTGCTGTTGGGTATCTTGTTCACCTGCTGAAATCTGCTCGCCCCCTGCGAGATTCTAGCTACTCATCTCATACATCAAGGGGTGAATCTATGGAAGCTGGAAGCACCAGCTCTTTCATGTCCCGCAGGACATCCGATGCACTGGAGGAGTTCGAATCTTTCAAAGAAATAAGGGAGAACCTCCTAGCACGTAGTAGGTCTAGGCTGCAAGATTCATTGGATAAACCCTAG